A single region of the Changchengzhania lutea genome encodes:
- a CDS encoding gliding motility-associated C-terminal domain-containing protein, with protein sequence MGKHYNNKTLPISVSRLLMLLVTLMITSLGFSQVRVDFEPRTSSNTPSQEVYNIKGDFTMMGNTNLSLVTYGNNTNNNNDMVYVDVDGDTSTWNSSSSTLTLSTENGALPECSNIIYAGLYWTGRAGADEVFTVTKDGGTKTFDKRKVKIKGPTSGSYTEVIASGIYYPSGTDFDLYSAYAEVTDYVIANNGIGEYFVADIAALEGNPDNTGYYGGWGMVVVYENSKMRYRDVTVFDGHAFVDAGIYNYQFDVDGFQAIQNGDVNIKLGVMAGEGDVNVAGDYFEIQRQVDSQFQQLSHSGNSATNFFNSSIVTGGNPRNPNLQNNTGVDIAMFDVPNTNNDIIDNNQTATTFRYGSTRDTYIIFNVTFSVDAYVPESEGVLTTTSINGVPFDPNVPTTPLEPGQDADYGIEIRNTGTEATNNTIITIPLTEAVNPGNLNIDSNVYFTPTVAIPDPFFDESVGPYGAIIWDLGTLPVPDNPDFVLADISFRFTVTTDCAILKNPSFDSTMSVEGSISGVGAISNVVFNTPLIQGYETTGVCVGEPIPTPSIIPIDYANYVNEPPTASDPDPINVQCAAEIPEPDVNVVTDEADNSGILPVVEYVSDDSDGNTCPEIITRTYSVTDDCGNSIEVKQIITISDDIAPVITSAANSLNATLECSDADGIAAALALSPTATDNCSDTVNIVLVSDNIDMDATCPNTYVQTRTWNFTDGCNNVSDNFVQIITIVDNTAPVVVTTVGSLNATLECSDADGIAAALALSPTASDDCSTPNLVLISNETVIDLTCPNAYVQTRIWNFTDGCNNTSEDFVQTITVVDSTPPEIDITNKENIEIECGVGDTQTALTAWLTSNAGATATDNCGDVTWSNNYGADNTVQCNDGAITVTFTAVDACNNASTTTATYLIKDGTAPIISNTAGDLDTTLECSDADGIAAALALSPTASDDCSTANLVLISNETVIDLTCPNAYVQTRIWNFTDGCNNTSEDFVQTITVVDSTPPEIDITNKENIEIECGVGDTQTALTAWLTSNAGATATDNCGDVTWSNNYGADNTVQCNDGAITVTFTAVDACNNASTTTATYLIKDGTAPIISNTAGDLDTTLECSDADGIAAALALSPTASDDCSTANLVLISNETVIDLTCPNAYVQTRIWNFTDGCNNTSEDFVQTITVVDSTPPEIDITNKENIEIECGVGDTQTALTAWLTSNAGATATDNCGDVTWSNNYGADNTVQCNDGAITVTFTAVDACNNASTTTATYLIKDGTAPIISNTAGDLDTTLECSDADGIAAALALSPTASDDCSTPNLVLINNETANDTECPNAYVQTRIWNFVDACGNLSDTFTQTITVVDTTPPTVVFPSNVTAECSDDLSPIAFGTATATDNCDDNPEITFSDVTTDGSCPGSFTITRTWVVTDACGITTTADQIISTSDTTAPEFVEDLPQDFSIECDAVPAAETLTAIDNCGNATVEVVDVKIDGGCPNNYTIERTWTATDECGLTKTHMQTITVEDVTPPTFVENLPASNLVVECDNIPEAETLTATDNCGTASVIVNDVRNNGDCNNNYSIIRTWTATDECGLTTIHNQEITVRDTTAPTFDTTMPTDVTVECDNIPNAQTVTASDNCGTATVVATDITTPGDCPNNYSIARTWTATDACGLTTLHTQTITVQDTTAPVPSTTFDITLNVSCTAIPEVPNLEFTDNCSNNVTVVFNETNSFDENILSDYEIVRTWTVTDECNIEAQYTQTLMVALDEVVTTVDAGDRCFDDGLVDLNNFIITTNDTGVWEIVEGDSAAILTGSILDPSGLELDEDFLPNSGGIDYLFRYTTTEAGCLSVTDVSLNINADCTVLPCGENDVVISKAVTPNGDLMNDSFDITGIELCGFTADVKIFNRWGALIYESSSYQTGENMGGWKGTVNKSSLGNAGQVPNGTYYYIITLKDSGLPPFTGPVYLGTK encoded by the coding sequence ATGGGAAAACATTACAATAACAAAACTCTACCAATTAGCGTATCAAGACTGTTGATGCTTCTTGTAACTTTGATGATCACTTCTCTAGGTTTTAGTCAAGTACGAGTAGATTTTGAACCCAGGACATCCTCCAATACACCTTCGCAAGAGGTTTATAATATTAAAGGCGATTTTACCATGATGGGGAATACCAATTTATCATTGGTTACCTATGGTAATAACACCAACAATAATAATGACATGGTTTATGTGGATGTTGATGGCGATACAAGTACCTGGAACTCTTCATCATCAACCTTAACCTTATCTACAGAGAATGGTGCGCTCCCAGAATGCTCAAATATTATTTATGCGGGTTTATATTGGACCGGACGCGCTGGTGCTGATGAGGTTTTTACAGTAACTAAGGATGGTGGTACAAAGACTTTTGATAAACGCAAAGTAAAAATAAAAGGCCCAACATCTGGAAGCTATACAGAAGTTATAGCCAGCGGTATCTATTACCCTTCGGGAACTGATTTCGATTTATATTCGGCTTATGCCGAAGTAACCGATTATGTTATTGCTAATAATGGTATTGGTGAATATTTTGTAGCCGATATTGCCGCCTTGGAAGGCAACCCAGATAATACCGGTTATTACGGCGGTTGGGGTATGGTCGTGGTTTATGAAAACTCTAAAATGAGATATAGAGATGTGACGGTGTTTGATGGACATGCCTTTGTTGATGCTGGTATTTATAATTATCAATTTGATGTAGATGGTTTTCAGGCCATTCAAAACGGTGACGTGAACATTAAACTAGGTGTCATGGCTGGTGAAGGCGACGTGAATGTTGCTGGAGATTATTTCGAAATTCAACGTCAAGTGGATAGCCAGTTTCAACAATTGAGTCACAGCGGAAATAGCGCCACTAACTTTTTTAATTCATCGATTGTCACTGGGGGAAACCCTAGAAACCCAAATCTTCAAAATAATACAGGGGTTGATATTGCCATGTTTGATGTGCCTAATACTAACAATGATATTATAGATAACAACCAAACGGCAACCACATTTAGATATGGATCCACAAGAGATACATATATCATTTTTAATGTCACTTTTTCTGTTGATGCCTATGTTCCAGAATCGGAAGGCGTTTTAACTACGACTTCAATAAACGGCGTCCCTTTTGATCCCAATGTACCCACAACGCCATTAGAGCCAGGACAAGATGCAGACTATGGTATTGAAATTAGAAATACGGGTACAGAAGCTACAAATAATACGATAATAACTATTCCGTTAACAGAAGCTGTTAACCCTGGTAACTTAAATATTGATTCTAATGTGTACTTTACCCCAACGGTTGCTATTCCAGATCCATTTTTTGATGAGAGCGTAGGACCTTATGGTGCTATCATTTGGGATTTAGGGACACTTCCTGTACCTGATAATCCAGATTTTGTACTTGCAGACATTAGCTTTAGGTTTACTGTTACTACAGATTGTGCTATTCTAAAAAACCCATCATTTGACTCCACGATGTCCGTTGAGGGATCTATCAGCGGTGTTGGAGCAATATCCAATGTGGTTTTTAATACGCCATTAATACAAGGCTATGAAACAACAGGCGTTTGTGTTGGAGAGCCCATTCCAACACCTAGCATCATACCAATTGATTATGCGAATTATGTTAATGAACCGCCAACGGCTAGCGACCCAGATCCTATAAATGTACAATGTGCCGCAGAAATTCCTGAACCTGATGTCAACGTAGTAACAGATGAAGCTGATAACTCAGGTATTCTTCCTGTTGTGGAGTATGTTTCTGATGATTCAGATGGTAATACATGTCCTGAAATTATTACTAGAACCTATAGTGTCACAGACGATTGTGGAAATTCCATAGAAGTAAAACAAATTATCACAATATCAGATGATATCGCTCCAGTAATTACTTCAGCCGCTAACAGTCTAAACGCAACACTTGAATGTAGTGATGCCGATGGTATTGCTGCTGCTTTAGCACTTTCACCTACAGCGACCGATAATTGCTCGGATACAGTGAATATCGTTTTAGTAAGCGACAATATCGATATGGATGCTACTTGTCCCAATACTTACGTACAAACGCGTACTTGGAACTTTACAGATGGCTGTAATAATGTCAGTGATAATTTTGTGCAAATCATTACTATCGTAGACAATACGGCACCAGTTGTAGTTACTACTGTTGGTAGCTTAAACGCAACACTTGAGTGTAGTGATGCCGATGGTATTGCTGCTGCTTTAGCGCTTTCACCTACAGCTTCTGATGACTGTAGTACGCCTAATTTAGTTTTGATAAGTAACGAAACCGTAATTGATCTAACATGCCCCAATGCTTACGTACAAACACGCATTTGGAACTTTACAGATGGCTGTAATAATACCAGTGAAGACTTTGTGCAGACCATTACCGTAGTAGACAGCACACCTCCTGAAATCGATATTACCAATAAGGAAAACATAGAAATCGAATGTGGTGTAGGTGATACTCAAACCGCATTGACTGCATGGTTGACTTCTAATGCGGGAGCTACGGCCACCGACAACTGTGGTGATGTCACCTGGAGCAACAACTACGGAGCCGACAATACCGTCCAATGTAACGATGGCGCCATTACCGTAACCTTCACGGCAGTAGATGCCTGTAACAATGCAAGCACAACTACCGCGACATATTTGATAAAAGATGGAACGGCACCTATAATTAGCAATACTGCTGGAGATTTAGATACAACACTTGAGTGTAGTGATGCCGATGGTATTGCTGCTGCTTTAGCGCTTTCACCTACAGCTTCTGATGACTGTAGTACGGCTAATTTAGTTTTGATAAGTAACGAAACCGTAATTGATCTAACATGCCCCAATGCTTACGTACAAACACGCATTTGGAACTTTACAGATGGCTGTAATAATACCAGTGAAGACTTTGTGCAGACCATTACCGTAGTAGACAGCACACCTCCTGAAATCGATATTACCAATAAGGAAAACATAGAAATCGAATGTGGTGTAGGTGATACTCAAACCGCATTGACTGCATGGTTGACTTCTAATGCGGGAGCTACGGCCACCGACAACTGTGGTGATGTCACCTGGAGCAACAACTACGGAGCCGACAATACCGTCCAATGTAACGATGGCGCCATTACCGTAACCTTCACGGCAGTAGATGCCTGTAACAATGCAAGCACAACTACCGCGACATATTTGATAAAAGATGGAACGGCACCTATAATTAGCAATACTGCTGGAGATTTAGATACAACACTTGAGTGTAGTGATGCCGATGGTATTGCTGCTGCTTTAGCGCTTTCACCTACAGCTTCTGATGACTGTAGTACGGCTAATTTAGTTTTGATAAGTAACGAAACCGTAATTGATCTAACATGCCCCAATGCTTACGTACAAACACGCATTTGGAACTTTACAGATGGCTGTAATAATACCAGTGAAGACTTTGTGCAGACCATTACCGTAGTAGACAGCACACCTCCTGAAATTGATATTACCAATAAGGAAAACATAGAAATCGAATGTGGTGTAGGTGATACTCAAACCGCATTGACTGCATGGTTGACTTCTAATGCGGGAGCTACGGCCACCGACAACTGTGGTGATGTCACCTGGAGCAACAACTACGGAGCCGACAATACCGTCCAATGTAACGATGGCGCCATTACCGTAACCTTCACGGCAGTAGATGCCTGTAATAATGCAAGCACAACTACCGCGACATATTTGATAAAAGATGGAACGGCACCTATAATTAGCAATACTGCTGGAGATTTAGATACAACACTTGAGTGTAGTGATGCCGATGGTATTGCTGCTGCTTTAGCGCTTTCACCTACAGCTTCTGATGACTGTAGTACGCCTAATTTAGTTTTGATAAATAATGAAACAGCAAACGACACTGAATGTCCCAATGCTTACGTACAAACACGCATTTGGAACTTTGTTGACGCCTGTGGAAATCTAAGCGATACCTTTACGCAAACCATTACAGTTGTAGATACTACGCCTCCTACAGTGGTATTTCCATCGAATGTTACGGCTGAGTGTAGTGACGATTTATCACCTATAGCTTTTGGTACAGCAACTGCAACCGATAATTGTGATGACAACCCAGAAATCACATTCAGTGATGTTACTACCGATGGATCATGTCCTGGGAGTTTCACAATAACAAGAACTTGGGTAGTTACGGACGCTTGCGGTATTACAACTACAGCTGATCAAATTATATCCACTTCGGATACGACTGCTCCAGAATTTGTTGAAGATTTGCCTCAGGATTTTTCTATAGAATGTGATGCAGTTCCTGCTGCGGAAACCTTAACAGCCATTGATAATTGTGGAAATGCGACAGTTGAAGTTGTAGATGTTAAAATTGATGGCGGTTGTCCAAATAATTATACAATAGAACGTACATGGACTGCGACCGATGAATGTGGATTGACAAAAACTCATATGCAAACAATTACGGTCGAAGATGTTACACCACCTACTTTTGTTGAAAATCTTCCAGCTAGCAATTTGGTAGTGGAGTGTGATAATATTCCTGAAGCGGAAACATTAACGGCCACTGATAATTGTGGTACAGCATCAGTTATAGTAAATGATGTTAGAAATAATGGGGATTGTAATAATAACTACTCCATTATTCGAACTTGGACAGCAACAGATGAATGTGGTCTAACAACCATTCACAACCAAGAAATTACTGTAAGAGATACCACGGCACCAACTTTTGACACGACCATGCCAACAGATGTAACGGTAGAATGCGATAATATTCCAAATGCGCAAACAGTGACAGCTTCTGATAATTGTGGAACAGCTACAGTAGTGGCAACAGACATAACAACACCTGGAGATTGTCCTAACAACTACTCTATAGCTAGAACTTGGACAGCTACCGATGCATGTGGTTTAACCACCTTACATACGCAAACTATTACAGTGCAAGATACTACGGCACCAGTGCCATCAACCACATTTGATATTACCTTGAATGTGAGTTGTACTGCCATTCCTGAGGTTCCAAATTTAGAATTTACCGATAATTGTTCCAATAATGTGACGGTGGTTTTTAATGAAACCAATTCATTTGATGAAAATATACTTTCAGATTACGAGATAGTAAGAACTTGGACCGTTACTGACGAATGTAATATTGAAGCACAGTACACGCAAACCTTAATGGTTGCGCTTGATGAAGTGGTTACTACCGTTGATGCTGGCGACAGATGTTTTGATGATGGTCTTGTAGATTTAAACAATTTCATCATTACAACAAATGACACTGGTGTATGGGAAATTGTTGAAGGCGATTCAGCTGCAATCTTAACAGGAAGTATTCTTGATCCTTCTGGTTTAGAATTGGATGAAGACTTTTTGCCAAATAGTGGCGGCATTGATTACTTGTTTAGATATACTACAACTGAAGCAGGTTGCTTAAGTGTCACAGATGTTTCTCTGAATATTAATGCAGATTGTACGGTATTGCCTTGTGGAGAAAATGATGTGGTCATCTCTAAAGCGGTAACACCAAATGGAGATTTAATGAATGACTCTTTCGATATTACAGGTATTGAATTATGTGGATTCACCGCAGACGTAAAAATCTTTAACCGATGGGGAGCATTAATCTATGAGTCCTCAAGTTATCAAACTGGAGAGAACATGGGTGGTTGGAAAGGCACTGTTAACAAATCGTCTTTAGGAAATGCTGGTCAGGTACCTAATGGGACTTACTATTATATCATAACCTTAAAAGATAGTGGATTGCCTCCGTTTACGGGTCCAGTTTACTTAGGAACCAAATAA